The window TGCTGGGACAGGAGACATTCGTATGGTCATGCCTTCTACTGAGCCGGCGCCGTGGCGCCGAGTGCAGAAGCGTGCGGCGAACGAAAGATTTTTTTCGACGGTTGGTGCCGGGGGTATGAGCAACGTGACCTTCGGCAGTTCGACACCTCACGCATTGAAAGCCGAGGTCGTCTGCGCCGCTCGAGCCGGTGTTGACGCTCCGCGATGAACGCCTCCGTCGATTCGATGCGGTGACTTGGATCGAACGTGTCTGTGTATCAAAGCCCGAGCGCGTTGCCGCTCGGATCTGTCAGGTCTAACGGAGAGAACGATGGCGCTACTTGAGCGGATGGATTGGTACGACCTCGCGCGGACCACCAATTGGACGCCGACCTACGTCAGCGAGGCAGAGCTGTTTCCGACCGAGATGTCGGGGGACATGGGAATCCCGATGTCCGAATGGGAGAAGTACGACGAGCCGTACAAGCAGACGTATTCGGAGTACGTGAAGATCCAGCGTGAGAAGGATTCAGGCGCCTATTCGGTGAAGGGCGCGCTGGAGCGGAGCAAGATGCTGGAAAACGCTGACCCAGGCTGGATCAGCGTGATCAAGGCGCACTACGGTGCGATCGCGCGTGCGGAGTATGCGGCAGCGTCCGCGGAGTCGCGCATGGCGCGCTTCGCCAAGGCGCCGGGTCAGCGCAACATGGCGACGATGGGCATGCTCGACGAGATCCGCCATGGCCAGATCCAGCTGTTCTTCCCGCACGAGCACGTGTCGAAAGATCGTCAATTCGACTGGGCATTCAAGGCCTACGACACGAATGAATGGGGCGCCATTGCCGCGCGCCACATGTTCGACGACATGATGAACACGCGCAGTGCGGTGGCCATCGGGTTGATGTTGACCTTCGCCTTCGAGACCGGTTTCACCAACATGCAGTTCCTCGGTCTGGCAGCGGACGCCGCTGAGGCGGGCGACTGGACCTTCGCCAGCATGATCTCCAGCGTCCAGACGGATGAGTCTCGTCATGCTCAGATCGGCGGTCCGCTGGTGCCGATCCTGATCGCGAACGGCAAGAAGGCCGAGGCTCAACGCATGATCGACGTTGCGTTCTGGCGCTCTTGGAAGCTGTTCACTGTGCTGACCGGACCGATGATGGACTACTACACGCCGCTCGCGCATCGCAAGCAGTCGTTCAAGGAGTTCATGCAGGAGTTCATCGTCACGCAGTTCGAGCGCTCCATCCTGGATCTGGGACTCGAACGACCCTGGTACTGGGACCAGTTCCTGGCGGAACTGGATTACCAGCACCATGGCATGCACCTGGGGGTGTGGTTCTGGCGTCCAACCGTCTGGTGGAACCCGGCTGCAGGCGTCACGCCCGAGGAACGTGCGTGGCTGGAGGAAAAGTATCCGGGCTGGAACGACACGTGGGGCAAGAGCTGGGACGTCATCGTCGACAACCTGTTGAAAGACAAGCGCGAGCTCACGTATCCGGAAACGCTTCCGGTGGTGTGCAACATGTGCAATCTGCCGATCAACGCAACACCTGGCGATCCCTGGAAGGTCCGAGACCATTCGTTGGAGCGCAAGTCGCGCTGGTATCACTTCTGTTCAGAAGGCTGCAAATGGTGCTTCGAGCAGGAGCCTGAGCGCTACGAGGGCCACCTGTCGCTGATCGATCGCTTCCTCGCAGGGTTGATCCAGCCGATGGACCTGGGCGGAGGTCTCAAGTACATGGGCCTGGCACCCGGCGAGATCGGTGATGACGCCCATGGCTATGCCTGGCTCGATGCCTACCGCCAAGTGCCCAAGGCAGCCGCCTGAGCTTCATCGCCGCAACATCAGTTCGACGACCTCACTCCACCGGCGACTTCGGTTCGCCGGGAGTAATCCCTTTTGCCTGAAGGAGCATTCGATGGCCCTTTTCCCGCTGACTTCCAACTTCCAAGGCGACTTCGTGCTGCAGCTTTTGCCTGTCGATACGGAGCACACCATGGACCAGGTAGCCGCTGCAGCGGCCCATCACTCCGTGGGGCGCCGGGTGGCATCGCGTCCAGGCAACGTCATGCGCGTCCGCCGCCAGGGAGCGAGCGAACCTTTCCCCCGGAACACCACCGTTGCGACATCGGGATTGGCGCCGATGGAGTGCATCGAGATCGTCTGGGAGCCCTCCACGGCTGTCTGCTGATCACCACGGTATCGACGCTATGGCTTTCAACAAGGTTTGCTCGCTGGACGATGTCTGGGAAGGCGAGATGGAGTGTTACGAGGTCGACGGACAGGAGGTCCTGCTGGTCGCGCTCGAAGGCGGCGCGATGAAGGCGTACCAGGCGGTGTGCCCCCATCAGGACATTCCGCTCGTCGAAGGAAGGTTCGACGGCAAGAACCTGATCTGCCGGGCCCACCAATGGGTGTTCGATGCCTGCACGGGCGTGGGCATCAATCCTGGTGACTGTCGGCTCGCCAGCTACCCGATCAGGATCGATGGCAACGACGTGTTCATCGATACCGCTGATGTCAAGCCATTGTTTGCACACAGCTGAGAACCCATCACTTCGTTCGAGGATGAAAACATGAGCAGCAGTGGAACCGCACACGAGAACAACTACGTCGGTCCGATCATGCGCCAGGGCGAGCTGGCCCGGGCGGTGGCGGAAGCCGCCGAGATCGACAACCCCGGCAGAACCGTCTCGGTGTTCGACAAGGTGGCTTATCTGCGGATCCAGGCGGACGACGAGATCGTCATCCGCCGGCAAACCGTCGAGGAGATGCTCGGTCGCCCTTTCAGGATGAGAGAACTGGAGGTTGACCTCTCTTCGTTCGCAGGGCAAATAGAGATCTCGGATGAAAAAGTCCGCTTCTACTTCAAGCGCCATCTCTGAACCGACCGATCGCTTCCCCCCAAAACAATGATTGCAGGAGACATCGCATGAGCGAAGCCGAGGTTCTCAAGCCCCTGAAGACGTGGAGTCATCTGGCGTCGCGACGCCGCAAACCCAGCGAATACGAGATCGTTTCGGTCGGCTTGCACTACAGCGATCGTGACGCCGATGCGCCGTTCGAACTCGATCCGAACATGCAGATGGCGCGCTGGTACAAGACCTACCGCAATGCCAGTCCCCTGAGACACGATGACTGGAACGTCTTCCGTGATCCGGATGAACTGGTCTACCGCACCTACAACATGTTGCAGGACGGACAGGAGACCTACGTCGTCGGGCTGTTCGATCAGTTCAACGAGCGTGAGCATGACAAGGCACTCGAGCCTACGTGGGCAGGTACGCTGGCGCGGCTCTATGCGCCGGGACGCTACCTGTTCCACGCGTTGCAGATGGCGTCGGCCTATGTGATGCAGATGGCGCCCGCGAGCACGATCACCAACTGTGCGGCGTTTCAGGCTGCCGACTCGCTGCGCTGGCTCAGCCACGCGGCTTACCGTACCAAGGAGCTTTCGCTCAACTTCCCCGAAAAGGGCTTCGGCGCCTACGAGCGACGCTACTGGGAGACCGATGCCGCCTGGCAAGGCTTTCGGGAACTGATGGAGCGGGTGCTTGTGACCTGGGATTGGGCCGAGGCCTTCGTGGCGCTGAATCTAGTGGCCAAGCCAGCCATCGAGGAGGCCGTGCTGCGCAAG is drawn from Methylibium petroleiphilum PM1 and contains these coding sequences:
- a CDS encoding MmoB/DmpM family protein: MSSSGTAHENNYVGPIMRQGELARAVAEAAEIDNPGRTVSVFDKVAYLRIQADDEIVIRRQTVEEMLGRPFRMRELEVDLSSFAGQIEISDEKVRFYFKRHL
- a CDS encoding Rieske 2Fe-2S domain-containing protein, whose amino-acid sequence is MAFNKVCSLDDVWEGEMECYEVDGQEVLLVALEGGAMKAYQAVCPHQDIPLVEGRFDGKNLICRAHQWVFDACTGVGINPGDCRLASYPIRIDGNDVFIDTADVKPLFAHS
- a CDS encoding toluene-4-monooxygenase system B family protein; amino-acid sequence: MALFPLTSNFQGDFVLQLLPVDTEHTMDQVAAAAAHHSVGRRVASRPGNVMRVRRQGASEPFPRNTTVATSGLAPMECIEIVWEPSTAVC
- a CDS encoding aromatic/alkene/methane monooxygenase hydroxylase/oxygenase subunit alpha, with the translated sequence MALLERMDWYDLARTTNWTPTYVSEAELFPTEMSGDMGIPMSEWEKYDEPYKQTYSEYVKIQREKDSGAYSVKGALERSKMLENADPGWISVIKAHYGAIARAEYAAASAESRMARFAKAPGQRNMATMGMLDEIRHGQIQLFFPHEHVSKDRQFDWAFKAYDTNEWGAIAARHMFDDMMNTRSAVAIGLMLTFAFETGFTNMQFLGLAADAAEAGDWTFASMISSVQTDESRHAQIGGPLVPILIANGKKAEAQRMIDVAFWRSWKLFTVLTGPMMDYYTPLAHRKQSFKEFMQEFIVTQFERSILDLGLERPWYWDQFLAELDYQHHGMHLGVWFWRPTVWWNPAAGVTPEERAWLEEKYPGWNDTWGKSWDVIVDNLLKDKRELTYPETLPVVCNMCNLPINATPGDPWKVRDHSLERKSRWYHFCSEGCKWCFEQEPERYEGHLSLIDRFLAGLIQPMDLGGGLKYMGLAPGEIGDDAHGYAWLDAYRQVPKAAA
- a CDS encoding aromatic/alkene monooxygenase hydroxylase subunit beta, producing the protein MSEAEVLKPLKTWSHLASRRRKPSEYEIVSVGLHYSDRDADAPFELDPNMQMARWYKTYRNASPLRHDDWNVFRDPDELVYRTYNMLQDGQETYVVGLFDQFNEREHDKALEPTWAGTLARLYAPGRYLFHALQMASAYVMQMAPASTITNCAAFQAADSLRWLSHAAYRTKELSLNFPEKGFGAYERRYWETDAAWQGFRELMERVLVTWDWAEAFVALNLVAKPAIEEAVLRKLGEAGRHNGDTLLGMLTDAELLDAERHRRWASALVRLAISKEGNAAVLKGWIAKWEPLADRAIDGFCAAVPDVPNAAEGAKSAARTFRSSLGI